CGAGACGATCGGGTAGCGCTGGCAGAGCTTGTCCCACAGGTCGATCATTTCCTCGGTGGAGCGGATCGTGTCCGGGTTGCTTTTGAAGAAGCAGTATCCTTCCTTGCCGCGTTTTTTCGCTTCGTCGTACAGTTCGGTGCAAGCGGGGTCGAGGGCGAAAGCGACGTGATCGCCGAGGCGGTAGCCGGCCTTCTCCACGGCCAGGGCGATGGTGGCGAGGGCTTCATCGGCGGAGGCCAGATTGGGGGCAAAGCCGCCTTCATCTCCCACCGCGGTGTTCAGCCCTTTGTCGTGGAGAACCTCCTTGAGGTGGTGGAAGATTTCCGCCCCCATGCGCAGTCCTTCGCGGAAGCTCGGCGCCCCGACCGGCATGATCATGAACTCCTGGAAGTCCAGGGTGTTGTCGGCGTGCTTGCCGCCATTGATGATGTTCATCATCGGGATGGGGAGCACACGGGCGGCAGCTCCTCCCAGGTAGCGGTACAACGGTAGGCCAACGGCTCGCGCCGCGGCATGCGCCACCGCCATCGACACTCCCAGAGTGGCATTGGCTCCCAGGCGGCTTTTGTTCGGCGTTCCGTCAAGTTGCTTGAGCAGGGCATCGAGACCGGCCTGGTCCGTGGCATCCCGCCCGATGATGGCCGGGGCGATGGCATCGTGGACATTACGGACCGCGGTGAGGACGCCCTTGCCCCGGTAACGGTTTTTGTCCCCGTCCCGCAATTCCACAGCTTCGTGAGCGCCCGTGCTGGCACCGCTGGGTACCGCCGCCCGGCCCATCACGCCGCCCTCCAGCGTGACCTCCACCTCCACCGTCGGATTGCCCCGGCTATCCAAAATCTCCCGTGCATGCACCGTTCGAATCAGTGTCGCTTTCATGTCCGTTCCAAAAATAGAAGTCCGAAACCGGTCGCGGATGGATGGCGGGGGGCACGCCAGGGTGTCCCCTTTCCTCCTCCGCCTTCCTCAGCCAAGGCCGTGGGGCCTTCCGCTGCTGGCCGGCATGGTACCGCTCAGTTGGCTTACTATCCCGACGGCGGCGGTCAAGACACCGCCGGAACTGCCTTCCCCATGACAGCGGGTTTCCCGGTCGAGGCGTGCCTACTCTGCGGCGGGCAAGGGGGTTAGCGGCGGCGGGCAGGAGCATCCCGCAGGAAACTCCGCAACAGCGCTAGATTGACCGGGTCCATCGGCCGGCCCTGCTCATCCTCTTTGGGCGTTTCCAGAATCATGGGATGCTCGGCGAAGCGTGGGTCTTGCACCAGCAGGCGGAACGCTTCCGCGCCGATTTGCCCCTGGCCAATCGCTGCGTGGCGATCCACCCGGCTGCCCAGCGGTTTGACACTATCGTTGAGGTGGAAGACCTTGAGCCGGGGCAAACCCAGCACGTGGTCGAATTCGGCCAGGGTATGCTTCAACGCCGCGGCGGTACGTAAGTCGTAACCGGCAGCGAAGGCATGGCAGGTGTCCAGGCAAAAGGCCACGCGTTCCGGCTCGTGCAGCCGCTCCCGAATCTCCCGCAGATGCTCGAAGCGGTAGCCCAAGCTGCTCCCCTGTCCGGCGGTGTTCTCCAGCAGCAGTTGCAGGCGGAAGCCCCGGCAGCGCTCCAAAACCAGGTTCAGCCCCTCGGCGACGCGAGCAACTCCGAAGGCTTCCCCGCGGCCGGTGTGCGCACCAGGATGGAGCACCAGATAGTCCAGCCCCAACGCTTCCGCCCGCTCCATCTCCACGATCAGCGCCTCGACCGATTTGCGAAACAATTCCTCCTCCGCCGACGCCAGGTTGATCAAATACGAGTCATGCGCGGTCGGATAGCGCAGCCCGGATTGCTCCAACGCGTGCCGAAACTGGGCAATCTCCGCCGGTGTCAACGGCTTGGCACGCCATTGGTTCGAGCTTTTGGTAAACAGTTGCACCGTCTGGCATCCTAGGGCCGCCGCCGCCTCGATCGCCTTGTGGACTCCCCCCGCTATCGACAGATGCGCTCCGAGATACGGCATGCGTTGCACTCCCTGGTCCGGCAGTCTCGCCTTGTTCTTCTGCAGCCGATGGTGTACCCAGGAATCTGCCCCACCCTGATCAGTTTAGAAATCGCTCTCTATCGCCAAGGGTTTCAAAAGGCTCCCGTCGTTCCCACGGCTGCGCGGTTTGCGGCAGGATAGTCCTCGATTCCTGGGCCGAATTGTCGCAGGAGCAACACTCTTACCGCACGTTCACGTTGGAAAAATGGATGCCGGGACGTTTTTTTCTTGCAATCCATATTTTCAAGTGTCTAATGGGGGTTGGTGTGTCAAGGAGAGCGTGTTAGGGAGAGCCTGTCCATTTCCTCAAACTTTCAGCATGGGAGGTGATCATGCGGCGGTTTTTGCAACGGTGCCTGCTGTGTGCGGCGGCGGCGGGGTTGGGCAGCTTATTCCTCTTGGGAACCACCCCTGCTCAGGAGACGAAACAAGAGGCGAAAAAGGGGGCCGCGGCACCTCAAGTCAAAGGGGAGGATGTCAAACTCCGCGGACAACTGCCCCCCAATTGGGGAAAGATCGGCCTGAGCGAGGAACAAAAGCAGAAAATCTATCAGATTCAAAACAAGTACAATGCCGAGATCGCCCGCCTGGAAGCCCAGGTCAAGGAACTGCGGGCTAAGCGCGATCAGGAGATGCGCAGCGTCCTGACGGAGGAGCAGAAGAAGCGGCTCGAGGAAATCCTGCTCAAAAAGATCAAGTGAGCAGAATGCAGGCCGGTGCCGGGGCATTCGCCCATTCTGCGCGACTGTCCGGTCCTTCCCACGGCGTTGCTCCTTCCGGAGTGACGCCTCATTTTTTGGGCGATCCCGGAAGTCACCCCGCGTTTTTTTGGCCGATCCGGCAAAATCCGTCGAGACCGGCAGTCTGGATGTTTCTCTGGTCCTCTGGCCAAGCTCCAGGAGGAAAGTCCTGGTGCGAAAAGGCCGATGGAATCCGACACAGATATCGGATGCTGGGAAAGCGGCAGCAGGAGCCATCCTGCCCGTCGGGAGCGGGGCGAGCGGACGGAGCGGTTTTCCCGCTGCCGGTTCGGGGGAGGGCAGAGAGGGAATTGAGCTTGTTTCCCGGCGACGGAGCGGCTAAGGTAGGCAATCTTCTCCGCTTAGGGGAAATTGGGAAATCTCAGGGTCCGAGCACACGGAAGGCGAGGGTGGCCGTGGCAGTGACGCTGCAAGAGGTAGCCGAGTGGATCGGTGGAGAAATGCATGGGGACGGGGCGCTGCTAATAGCGGGGGCGCGCCCGTTGCAGGAAGCCGAGCCAGGAGACATCACCTTCCTGGAACATGAAAAGCACCTGACCGCTTGGGCCAAATGCCGGGCCAGTGCGGCGATCGTTCCTCTCTCGGTTGCGGTCAATGGACGGCCCGTCATCCGGGTAGCAGACCCCTTGGCGGCGTTCATCACCGTGGTCCAACGCTTGCGTCCAGAACGGACCGATCCCCTTCCGCCCCACATCCATCCGACGGCGTGGATCGATCCAAGTGCCGTTTTAGGTCCGGAAGCGCGCATCGGGCCGTTTGTGGTTATCGGGGCGGGGACCGTGATCGGGGCACGCTGCACCTTGCACGCGGGTGCCGTTCTGGGCCGAAACTGCCGCCTGGGCGATGATGTGACGCTCTATCCCCAGGCCGTGCTCTACGACGGCACCATCGTAGGGAACCGAGTCACCATCCATGCGCACGCTGTCATCGGGGCGGATGGCTTCGGCTATCGCACCCAGCAAGGGAAGCACGTCAAGGTGCCGCAATTGGGGTGGGTGGAGATTGAGGACGACGTGGAGATTGGGGCCGGGAGCACCATCGATCGGGGGACGTTCGGCGCCACGCGGATCGGCCAGGGGACCAAGATCGACAACTTGGTGATGATCGGGCACAACTGCCGGATCGGGCGGCACAATTTGCTGTGCAGCCAGGTGGGGATTGCGGGATCGTGCACGACGGGGGATTACGTGGTCATGGCGGGGCAGGTGGGCGTCGCCGACCACTTGACCATTGGGGATCATGTGGTCATCGGGGCCAAGAGCGGGGTGCCGCGGGATGTGCCTTCGGGCAGCCAGGTGCTTGGTTCGCCGGCGCTGCCGCGGCAGGAGACGGCCCGGATCGTGGCGAGTCTGGAAAAGCTGCCGGAGCTGCGCAAGGACGTAGCCCGGATCAAAAAGGCATTGGGATGGGAGGACTGAGCGGGGATGGGGGGGCTACGCCTCGGCCTGCGGCTGGGTATGCGGCCAGCGCCGCCGCTCTCCG
This genomic interval from Thermogemmata fonticola contains the following:
- the lpxD gene encoding UDP-3-O-(3-hydroxymyristoyl)glucosamine N-acyltransferase, coding for MAVTLQEVAEWIGGEMHGDGALLIAGARPLQEAEPGDITFLEHEKHLTAWAKCRASAAIVPLSVAVNGRPVIRVADPLAAFITVVQRLRPERTDPLPPHIHPTAWIDPSAVLGPEARIGPFVVIGAGTVIGARCTLHAGAVLGRNCRLGDDVTLYPQAVLYDGTIVGNRVTIHAHAVIGADGFGYRTQQGKHVKVPQLGWVEIEDDVEIGAGSTIDRGTFGATRIGQGTKIDNLVMIGHNCRIGRHNLLCSQVGIAGSCTTGDYVVMAGQVGVADHLTIGDHVVIGAKSGVPRDVPSGSQVLGSPALPRQETARIVASLEKLPELRKDVARIKKALGWED
- a CDS encoding deoxyribonuclease IV yields the protein MPYLGAHLSIAGGVHKAIEAAAALGCQTVQLFTKSSNQWRAKPLTPAEIAQFRHALEQSGLRYPTAHDSYLINLASAEEELFRKSVEALIVEMERAEALGLDYLVLHPGAHTGRGEAFGVARVAEGLNLVLERCRGFRLQLLLENTAGQGSSLGYRFEHLREIRERLHEPERVAFCLDTCHAFAAGYDLRTAAALKHTLAEFDHVLGLPRLKVFHLNDSVKPLGSRVDRHAAIGQGQIGAEAFRLLVQDPRFAEHPMILETPKEDEQGRPMDPVNLALLRSFLRDAPARRR
- the eno gene encoding phosphopyruvate hydratase; its protein translation is MKATLIRTVHAREILDSRGNPTVEVEVTLEGGVMGRAAVPSGASTGAHEAVELRDGDKNRYRGKGVLTAVRNVHDAIAPAIIGRDATDQAGLDALLKQLDGTPNKSRLGANATLGVSMAVAHAAARAVGLPLYRYLGGAAARVLPIPMMNIINGGKHADNTLDFQEFMIMPVGAPSFREGLRMGAEIFHHLKEVLHDKGLNTAVGDEGGFAPNLASADEALATIALAVEKAGYRLGDHVAFALDPACTELYDEAKKRGKEGYCFFKSNPDTIRSTEEMIDLWDKLCQRYPIVSIEDGLAEDDWSGWKKLTQRLGSRVQLVGDDLFVTNTERLRRGIAEGCANSILVKVNQIGTLSETLEAVETAKRHRYTAILSHRSGETEDVTIADLAVATNCGQIKTGSASRTDRIAKYNQLLRIEEQLGSQAVYGAELRHQANPK